The Prosthecobacter sp. SYSU 5D2 genome has a window encoding:
- a CDS encoding type II secretion system protein GspG → MNITHIQSTAPARSFHRLLNPVRKAFTLMEMMLVLAIIALLIAIGAVALQNVQGGAEITAAEAHMNTIKVAITQYKTLNRTLPGKLEDLVKPPANARVKKSLLKDSGIKDPWQNIYQYRSPGKTNGQPYEVFSMGPDGKAGTEDDVYSD, encoded by the coding sequence ATGAACATAACACACATCCAGTCAACTGCCCCGGCACGATCTTTCCACCGCCTTTTGAATCCTGTCAGAAAGGCTTTTACCCTGATGGAAATGATGCTCGTGCTGGCCATTATTGCCCTGTTGATTGCGATTGGAGCGGTGGCATTGCAAAACGTTCAGGGAGGCGCCGAAATCACAGCCGCCGAAGCCCACATGAACACCATCAAGGTGGCCATCACCCAGTATAAAACTCTCAACCGCACGCTTCCAGGAAAGCTTGAGGATCTGGTCAAACCCCCTGCAAATGCCCGCGTAAAGAAATCATTGCTCAAAGATAGTGGCATTAAAGACCCCTGGCAGAACATTTATCAATACCGTAGCCCCGGAAAAACAAACGGTCAGCCTTATGAAGTCTTTTCCATGGGGCCAGACGGCAAGGCTGGCACTGAGGACGATGTGTATTCGGATTGA
- a CDS encoding type II secretion system protein has product MKLVPPHRSASGFTLLELIVVMSIMLLVIGLGFGSFSMLDDNDPFEKPAQDLTQMSRFAINAAVLQHRTLTIAFDKEGFGILGSTNREGDYSRVPKGMKIFILRLGARDWEKAEGHNWQFGEQGICEPIKVRFESQAGVRDLAFHPLTGMTVD; this is encoded by the coding sequence ATGAAACTTGTACCTCCTCATCGCTCCGCTTCAGGATTTACACTCCTGGAGCTCATTGTGGTTATGAGCATCATGCTGTTGGTCATTGGTCTTGGCTTCGGCAGTTTTTCTATGCTGGATGACAATGATCCGTTTGAAAAACCGGCACAAGATCTCACTCAGATGTCCAGGTTTGCGATCAATGCCGCTGTGCTGCAGCATCGCACGCTGACCATTGCTTTTGACAAGGAAGGGTTCGGCATTCTCGGATCAACTAACCGGGAAGGAGACTACTCAAGGGTGCCCAAAGGTATGAAAATCTTCATTCTTCGTCTGGGGGCAAGGGACTGGGAAAAGGCGGAGGGACATAATTGGCAGTTTGGGGAACAGGGGATTTGTGAACCGATCAAGGTCCGCTTCGAATCTCAGGCAGGAGTTCGCGACCTTGCTTTTCATCCCTTAACAGGAATGACCGTAGATTAA
- a CDS encoding type II secretion system protein, protein MNFRAPHLYPAGVHRLAGPAQSRRGMTLMEVLLALAVFSIAAMALVGTLTQIATVGSESQRLLEIEQSLESLIDEYGKMPQVREMDEQIKPGSDGVAYRVVIQQVKDLQNQDGRFLQNTFRILAVARWDEGAGPIEMQAETYRYAGAFLPIN, encoded by the coding sequence ATGAATTTCAGAGCCCCACATCTCTATCCGGCAGGAGTGCATCGTCTTGCCGGACCCGCTCAGTCACGACGAGGAATGACCTTGATGGAGGTGCTTCTGGCGCTTGCTGTTTTCAGTATTGCGGCCATGGCTCTGGTAGGAACCCTCACGCAGATTGCCACCGTCGGTTCAGAATCTCAGCGCTTGCTCGAAATCGAACAGAGCTTGGAGTCATTGATTGATGAATACGGCAAGATGCCGCAAGTCCGCGAGATGGACGAGCAGATCAAGCCGGGTTCTGATGGCGTCGCCTACCGGGTCGTCATCCAGCAGGTGAAGGACCTGCAAAACCAGGATGGCCGCTTTTTGCAAAACACCTTTCGCATCCTCGCCGTCGCGCGCTGGGATGAAGGCGCTGGCCCCATTGAAATGCAGGCGGAAACTTACCGGTATGCAGGCGCTTTCCTGCCTATTAACTGA
- a CDS encoding type II secretion system protein GspJ — MKTRLSHAASATAFTLLEMVVAMSAFLLLMGGIFAIANGTMELGSDLAIMQERSLIRQNFISFLRRSFRNLPGDAELRLTVTARGSSYVPSLNFVNGGTSFTPGTPLPPETSVDLFAEERPGGYLRVGLRLLDERQTRALRSGQNVQYARGQGSIPLLDNVSRFEWRYYDSATSRWENNWKQARRPLMAELNLKLDDGFETRAVFWIPPVIPNSVSGIGMGVPVAPVVPNPDGSVPDPDNPEPDLEVQPE, encoded by the coding sequence ATGAAAACACGTCTTTCCCATGCAGCCTCTGCCACCGCTTTCACTTTGCTGGAGATGGTGGTGGCGATGTCAGCTTTTCTTCTGCTCATGGGTGGGATCTTTGCCATCGCAAATGGCACGATGGAACTGGGCAGCGACTTGGCCATCATGCAAGAGAGGTCACTGATTCGGCAGAATTTTATTTCGTTTTTACGCCGCTCGTTTCGCAACCTGCCGGGGGATGCGGAACTGCGGCTGACGGTGACCGCGCGTGGCAGCTCCTATGTGCCGAGCCTTAATTTTGTCAATGGCGGTACGTCCTTCACGCCTGGGACGCCGCTGCCGCCGGAGACCAGTGTGGACCTTTTTGCCGAGGAGCGTCCGGGAGGGTACCTGCGGGTGGGTCTGCGCCTGCTGGATGAGCGGCAGACCCGGGCGCTGCGCTCCGGGCAAAATGTGCAGTATGCCCGGGGACAGGGCAGCATCCCGTTGCTGGACAATGTCAGCCGCTTTGAATGGCGGTATTACGATTCCGCCACCAGCCGGTGGGAAAACAACTGGAAGCAGGCCCGCCGGCCTTTGATGGCGGAGCTGAACCTGAAGCTGGATGACGGCTTTGAAACCCGCGCGGTCTTCTGGATTCCGCCGGTCATTCCTAACTCAGTATCAGGCATTGGCATGGGGGTGCCGGTGGCTCCTGTAGTGCCCAACCCAGATGGTTCAGTTCCTGACCCTGATAATCCGGAACCGGATCTGGAGGTGCAACCTGAATGA
- a CDS encoding DUF1501 domain-containing protein encodes MPSFTRRSLLTRLAFATRSMAEAAEEHTLIHVFLRGGADTLNLWVPYADDRYYRLRPSLAIQAPGPSGDAAIRLNDRYALHPAMKPLETAFREGRLGAVQSVGVDNTSGSHFECQDQMEHGDSMHGIAAGGGWLGRYLRTRNGDNPSPLSAVAIGTALPESLRGAPAVSVLEKLEDISIKSAGNQEASFVRSLNALYGADVTLLGRRGVETLDLFRRVSALQQTGDAAGPQAAYPDGPFGSGLREISRLVKARIGLQVACIDLGGWDTHFFQGRSSGTQAGQIRLLAEGLAALDSDLKDHRQRYTLMVTTEFGRRVYENASLGTDHGRGFALMALGDRVKGGQIMGEWPIQADDDVNVNTPGPGGLLTETDCRQVFAEILQGSVGLTDEEANKVFPDLPIQPVGLMSGAKAA; translated from the coding sequence ATGCCTTCCTTCACCCGCCGCTCTTTGCTGACCAGGCTTGCCTTTGCCACCCGCTCCATGGCCGAAGCCGCGGAGGAGCACACCCTCATTCACGTCTTCCTGCGCGGCGGTGCCGACACGCTGAACCTGTGGGTGCCCTATGCTGATGACCGCTATTACCGGTTGCGCCCCTCTCTCGCCATCCAGGCCCCTGGCCCTTCCGGCGATGCAGCCATCCGGCTCAATGACCGTTATGCCTTGCACCCCGCCATGAAGCCCCTGGAGACGGCCTTCAGGGAAGGCAGGCTGGGGGCGGTGCAATCCGTCGGGGTGGACAACACCAGCGGCTCTCACTTCGAGTGTCAGGACCAGATGGAGCATGGCGATTCCATGCACGGCATCGCTGCTGGCGGAGGCTGGCTGGGGCGCTATCTCCGCACCCGCAACGGCGACAATCCCTCTCCGCTTTCCGCCGTGGCCATTGGCACCGCCCTTCCAGAATCCCTGCGCGGCGCACCGGCCGTCAGCGTACTGGAAAAGCTGGAGGATATCAGCATCAAGTCCGCAGGCAATCAAGAAGCATCTTTTGTTAGGTCGCTCAACGCCCTCTATGGAGCCGATGTCACCCTGCTGGGCAGGCGTGGTGTTGAGACCCTGGATCTCTTCCGCCGGGTCTCCGCCTTGCAGCAGACCGGCGATGCTGCCGGACCACAGGCCGCATATCCCGACGGACCCTTTGGCAGCGGCCTGCGGGAGATTTCCCGTCTGGTCAAAGCGCGGATCGGTTTACAAGTGGCCTGCATTGATCTGGGTGGCTGGGACACCCACTTCTTCCAAGGCAGAAGCAGCGGCACCCAGGCCGGGCAGATCCGCCTGCTGGCCGAAGGCCTCGCCGCCCTGGATAGCGATCTCAAAGATCATCGGCAACGATATACCCTGATGGTCACCACTGAATTTGGCCGGCGGGTCTATGAGAATGCCTCGCTGGGCACCGATCATGGCCGGGGCTTTGCCTTGATGGCTTTGGGCGACCGCGTCAAAGGCGGCCAGATCATGGGTGAATGGCCCATCCAAGCGGATGATGACGTGAACGTCAACACCCCTGGACCGGGAGGGCTGCTCACCGAAACGGACTGCCGGCAGGTCTTTGCGGAGATCCTGCAAGGCAGCGTGGGACTGACTGACGAAGAAGCAAATAAAGTCTTTCCGGATCTGCCCATCCAACCGGTGGGCTTGATGTCAGGAGCCAAAGCGGCCTAA
- a CDS encoding DUF1800 domain-containing protein: MKLDRRHLLKSALGGGASAMLASCDRITTSVNRSWLGESVPDRLDVPASAQTDPGFHLLSRAAFGPWPGDLTRLKKMGHDAWIEEQLNPSSISDTACDLRAERFESLYFSAGNAYEYRKPVLREELTRHSLLRAIYSRRQLFEVMVEFWTDHLNIDLEKGDCIYLKPSDDRDVIRKHALGKFSDLIRASATSPAMLVYLDGQTNKVRKNTQDRPNENYARELLELHTLGVHGGYTQQDVYEAARCLSGWTFDRNRVFALNQGESYFRPDWHDDGEKKVLGQTIPTGGGPKDVDHLINIVCTHPQTARFIATKLCRRFVSPEPPESLVSRLSTEFTRTQGSIPDLLRVLFKSDEFAVSQGQLLKRPFKFMVSALRALAADTQAEKGILEPLQRMGHGLFQYPTPDGYPDDELPWMGTLMWRWNFAFALAANKQPGARTDLNPLHRALRDKEPEPELPRWFAHFTGRTPTPAELEAIASGSDQTTVGLILASPAFQRC, translated from the coding sequence ATGAAGCTGGATCGCCGCCACCTGCTCAAATCCGCCCTTGGTGGAGGGGCCTCCGCCATGCTCGCCTCATGTGACCGCATCACCACCTCCGTGAACCGCAGTTGGTTAGGCGAGTCTGTTCCTGACCGCCTTGATGTGCCCGCCAGCGCACAAACAGACCCGGGTTTCCACCTACTTTCCCGAGCCGCCTTCGGCCCCTGGCCCGGCGACCTTACCCGCTTGAAAAAGATGGGCCACGATGCCTGGATCGAAGAGCAGTTGAATCCCAGCTCCATCTCCGACACCGCCTGCGACCTGCGGGCCGAGCGCTTCGAATCCCTCTATTTCAGTGCCGGCAATGCCTATGAATACCGCAAGCCAGTCCTGCGTGAGGAACTGACACGTCACTCCCTGCTGCGGGCCATTTACAGCCGCCGCCAGCTCTTTGAAGTCATGGTGGAATTCTGGACCGACCACCTCAACATTGACCTCGAAAAAGGCGACTGCATCTACTTGAAACCCAGCGATGACCGGGACGTCATCCGCAAGCATGCCCTGGGAAAATTCAGCGACCTCATTCGCGCCTCCGCCACCTCTCCCGCCATGCTGGTCTATCTGGACGGGCAGACAAACAAAGTGCGCAAAAACACCCAGGACCGGCCTAACGAAAACTATGCTCGCGAACTTCTGGAACTGCACACCTTGGGTGTTCACGGCGGCTATACCCAGCAGGATGTCTATGAGGCCGCCCGCTGTTTGAGCGGATGGACCTTTGATCGGAACCGCGTCTTTGCTCTGAACCAGGGCGAATCCTACTTTCGTCCCGACTGGCATGACGATGGCGAGAAGAAGGTGCTTGGGCAGACCATCCCCACAGGTGGCGGCCCCAAGGATGTCGATCATCTCATCAACATCGTCTGCACCCATCCGCAGACCGCCCGGTTCATCGCCACAAAGCTCTGTCGTCGCTTCGTCAGCCCGGAACCGCCCGAGAGCCTTGTCAGCCGCCTCAGCACCGAATTCACCCGCACCCAGGGCAGCATCCCGGACTTGTTGCGAGTGCTTTTCAAGTCCGATGAATTTGCCGTCAGCCAGGGCCAGCTATTGAAGCGGCCCTTCAAGTTCATGGTCTCCGCCCTGCGCGCCCTGGCGGCGGATACCCAGGCGGAAAAGGGCATCCTGGAACCGCTGCAGCGCATGGGCCACGGCCTCTTCCAATATCCCACTCCTGATGGCTATCCCGATGATGAACTGCCCTGGATGGGCACCCTGATGTGGCGCTGGAACTTCGCCTTTGCCCTCGCCGCCAACAAGCAGCCAGGGGCCAGAACAGACCTGAACCCGCTGCACCGGGCCTTGCGCGACAAGGAGCCGGAGCCGGAACTCCCCCGCTGGTTCGCCCACTTCACGGGCCGCACTCCCACCCCCGCCGAACTGGAAGCCATCGCCTCAGGTTCAGATCAAACCACCGTCGGACTCATCCTGGCCAGTCCGGCCTTTCAGAGATGCTGA
- a CDS encoding prolyl oligopeptidase family serine peptidase: MKLLTVVFLSLVTFASAEQVGPWNLDELKKAPAMKWVSEAEPVHSLVYTGEIYNDKPTEVFAFYASPITLGKARKGDTFPGVVLIHGGGGTAFVEWVHLWAKRGYAAIAMDLSGSRPPHPQFDPQTGELKDYPRNGEPRTRLENGGPNHGRDEKFDSIGGSTSDDWPFHAAASVIRAHSLLRSLPEVQAENTAVTGISWGGYTTCLVASLDDRFKAAVPVYGCGFLHEGESVQKPAIDALGERRADWIREYDPGSLLPRCRVPILFVNGTNDIHYVLDSYMKSYNVVPGEKQMRIQVKMSHGHPPGWAPEEIGLFIDSKCRGGVPLAVPGQPVVDGDQVKASYTSKVPVKEAKLHYTTDEGLRSSRNWTTVDATVSQGEVSAPKPPKEANTWFMTLTDERGAMVSTTVELVP; encoded by the coding sequence ATGAAATTGCTGACCGTTGTATTCCTTTCCTTGGTGACCTTTGCCTCTGCTGAACAAGTGGGGCCGTGGAACCTTGATGAGCTTAAAAAGGCCCCTGCCATGAAGTGGGTCAGCGAGGCGGAGCCGGTGCATTCGCTGGTTTATACGGGAGAAATTTACAACGACAAACCGACGGAGGTTTTTGCCTTTTATGCCTCTCCGATCACGCTCGGCAAGGCCAGGAAAGGGGATACGTTTCCCGGTGTGGTGCTGATCCATGGCGGCGGCGGGACGGCCTTTGTCGAGTGGGTGCATTTGTGGGCGAAACGCGGTTATGCGGCCATTGCCATGGACCTGTCCGGGTCGCGTCCGCCTCATCCTCAGTTTGATCCGCAGACGGGGGAACTGAAGGACTATCCGCGCAATGGAGAGCCGCGAACCCGGCTGGAGAACGGCGGGCCGAACCATGGCCGGGATGAAAAGTTTGACAGCATCGGAGGCAGCACCTCCGACGACTGGCCTTTCCACGCGGCGGCCAGTGTGATACGGGCGCATTCGCTGCTGCGCTCCTTGCCGGAAGTGCAGGCGGAGAATACGGCGGTGACGGGCATCAGCTGGGGCGGTTATACCACCTGTCTGGTAGCCTCCTTGGATGACCGGTTCAAAGCGGCGGTGCCCGTGTATGGCTGCGGCTTTTTACACGAAGGCGAATCCGTCCAGAAGCCAGCCATTGACGCGCTCGGGGAGCGTCGCGCGGATTGGATCCGCGAATACGATCCCGGCAGCCTGCTGCCCCGCTGCCGCGTGCCCATCCTTTTTGTGAACGGCACCAACGACATCCACTACGTCCTGGACAGCTACATGAAGAGCTACAACGTCGTGCCGGGTGAAAAGCAGATGCGTATTCAGGTGAAGATGTCCCATGGTCACCCGCCCGGATGGGCACCGGAAGAGATCGGCCTCTTCATTGATTCCAAATGCCGTGGCGGCGTGCCCTTGGCCGTACCGGGCCAGCCTGTGGTGGATGGGGATCAAGTGAAGGCCAGCTATACGAGCAAAGTGCCCGTGAAGGAAGCGAAGCTGCACTACACCACCGATGAGGGATTACGCTCCTCACGCAACTGGACGACTGTAGATGCCACCGTGAGCCAGGGTGAAGTATCCGCCCCGAAACCGCCGAAGGAGGCGAATACCTGGTTTATGACCCTGACGGATGAACGCGGAGCGATGGTTAGTACGACGGTGGAGTTGGTACCGTGA
- a CDS encoding type II toxin-antitoxin system RelE/ParE family toxin — MNWVYRFDARALKELRKLGKQAQRDIIAYLDERVAGDEDPRRFGKGLKADLAGLWRYRVSDYRILCQIRDKELIVLVVAVGHRRGVYE; from the coding sequence ATGAACTGGGTCTATAGATTTGACGCACGCGCATTGAAGGAACTGCGCAAACTCGGCAAGCAGGCGCAACGCGACATCATTGCCTACCTCGACGAACGGGTGGCCGGAGATGAAGATCCTCGTCGTTTTGGCAAGGGACTCAAAGCGGACCTGGCAGGGCTGTGGCGATACCGGGTCAGTGATTACCGCATCCTTTGCCAGATTAGGGATAAAGAACTGATTGTATTGGTCGTGGCCGTTGGCCATCGCAGGGGCGTTTACGAGTGA
- a CDS encoding TraY domain-containing protein: MLAIRLDPEIESRLQHLADRTGRTKTFYARQAILEHLDDLEDIYLATQRLERPARTYSAEDVKHELGL, from the coding sequence ATGCTCGCCATCCGTCTAGATCCAGAAATCGAAAGCCGCCTGCAGCATTTGGCAGACAGAACCGGCCGCACAAAAACCTTCTACGCCCGCCAGGCGATCCTCGAACATCTCGATGACCTGGAGGACATCTACCTGGCCACGCAACGCCTGGAGCGTCCCGCCAGGACCTATTCCGCCGAGGATGTGAAGCATGAACTGGGTCTATAG
- a CDS encoding sulfatase-like hydrolase/transferase, protein MRTLLLSLLCLAVPALALTAPARPNIVYIIADDHAYRDFGFMGSKEALTPHLDKLASQSARFPNGYVTTSLCSPSLGVMLTGRYPHQSGLTYNHPPPGNSGFAKMQSRAEYEKVRSPAFGLLRNQPTLPRTIGQLGYRSFQTGKFWEGHFSNAGFTEGMTIFEPRPGQDYGGNRTMKNGELAAHGNGDHGLQIGRETMQPIADFIDRVDGKQPFFVWYAPYLPHQPHDSPQRYFDLYKDKGIPAHKIPYLASISQFDDTVGELIAMIESRSLTKNTLIVFISDNGWTPDQKPDKNHPGEFLHTRESKYSPFEDGLRTPILIRWDGQVTPATHQQLVSSVDLLPTVLDALGSPDSIPGLPGRSLWPAAQGSAPLEDQPVFGEIYPGDATALSRPSKDIAYRWVRHGPLKLILPHPHQEKTAWRAYIKEVSLFDVVQDPQEKTNLAKSRPQDVKTLRHLLNQWWKPGNDSNVPKP, encoded by the coding sequence ATGCGCACCCTCCTGCTCAGCCTCCTCTGCCTCGCAGTCCCCGCCCTGGCCCTCACCGCACCCGCCCGGCCTAACATTGTTTACATCATCGCCGATGACCATGCGTATCGCGATTTCGGATTCATGGGCAGCAAGGAAGCCCTCACCCCGCACCTGGACAAGCTCGCCTCCCAGTCCGCCCGTTTCCCCAATGGCTACGTCACCACCAGCCTCTGCAGCCCCTCCCTCGGCGTCATGCTCACCGGCCGTTATCCGCACCAGAGCGGCCTCACCTATAACCACCCGCCTCCGGGGAACAGCGGCTTCGCCAAAATGCAATCCCGCGCCGAATACGAAAAAGTGCGCAGCCCCGCCTTCGGCCTCCTCCGCAACCAGCCCACCCTGCCCCGCACCATCGGCCAGCTCGGCTACCGTTCCTTTCAGACCGGCAAATTTTGGGAAGGCCATTTCTCCAATGCCGGTTTCACCGAAGGCATGACAATCTTTGAGCCCCGCCCCGGCCAGGACTACGGCGGCAACCGCACCATGAAAAACGGCGAGCTTGCCGCCCACGGCAACGGCGACCACGGCCTGCAAATCGGCCGCGAAACCATGCAGCCCATCGCCGACTTCATCGACCGCGTGGACGGCAAGCAGCCATTCTTCGTCTGGTATGCCCCCTACCTCCCCCACCAGCCCCACGATTCCCCCCAGCGCTATTTCGACCTCTATAAAGACAAAGGCATCCCTGCTCACAAGATCCCCTACCTCGCCTCCATCAGCCAGTTTGACGACACCGTCGGCGAGCTCATCGCCATGATCGAATCCCGTAGCCTAACCAAAAACACCCTCATCGTCTTCATCTCCGACAACGGCTGGACCCCCGACCAGAAACCCGATAAAAACCACCCCGGCGAATTTCTCCACACTCGCGAAAGCAAATACTCCCCCTTTGAAGACGGCCTCCGCACCCCCATCCTCATCCGCTGGGACGGCCAGGTCACACCCGCCACCCATCAGCAGCTCGTCAGCAGCGTGGACCTCCTCCCCACCGTCCTCGATGCCCTCGGCAGCCCCGATTCCATCCCCGGCCTCCCCGGCCGCAGCCTCTGGCCCGCCGCCCAGGGCAGCGCCCCACTGGAGGACCAGCCCGTCTTTGGCGAAATCTACCCCGGCGATGCCACCGCCCTCAGCCGCCCCTCCAAAGACATCGCCTACCGCTGGGTCCGTCACGGCCCCCTCAAGCTCATCCTCCCCCACCCCCACCAGGAAAAAACCGCCTGGCGCGCCTACATCAAAGAAGTCAGCCTTTTCGACGTCGTCCAAGACCCCCAGGAAAAAACCAACCTCGCCAAATCCCGCCCCCAAGACGTCAAAACCCTCCGCCACCTCCTCAACCAATGGTGGAAACCCGGTAATGACTCCAACGTCCCGAAGCCCTAA
- a CDS encoding DNA-binding transcriptional regulator, whose protein sequence is MTPHIPQIAILVDTSRTYGQDIVAGVRRYVAEHGPWSIYLEPRDLLSSYPAWLEDWPGDGILARTGDAAMLQRLKATGLPVIELRDSSPDQPFPFVGMDNSEIGVRVAVHLRSRGFQRFAAYLDPSLDFFRERILRFTETVQAEGFDCPVFEAFSPSHRPRWDEHQQALADWLTGLEKPVGVFASNDQLGFWLLDAARRAGISVPEEVAIVGAENDKLLCETAWPPLSSVQLRGQAVGYAASQMLDAWIRNGIRPPDRTLLPAGDFVIRQSSDIVAVEDPRLARALTYIRQHATENISVNDVARAASLSRSALERQMKKQIGRSPGEEINRIRFGLVERLLAQTSLTLDAIAERAGFTHPQYMAEAFRKRQGETPGQYRQRRKI, encoded by the coding sequence ATGACACCTCACATCCCGCAGATCGCCATCCTCGTGGATACCTCCCGCACTTACGGGCAGGACATCGTCGCCGGCGTGCGCCGTTATGTGGCCGAGCACGGCCCCTGGTCCATTTATCTTGAGCCGCGTGATCTTCTTTCCAGTTATCCCGCCTGGCTGGAGGACTGGCCCGGCGATGGCATCCTGGCCCGTACCGGCGATGCCGCCATGCTGCAAAGGCTGAAGGCCACCGGCCTCCCCGTGATCGAGCTGCGCGATTCCTCCCCCGACCAGCCCTTCCCCTTTGTCGGCATGGACAACAGTGAAATAGGCGTCCGCGTCGCCGTTCACCTCCGCAGCCGTGGGTTCCAAAGGTTCGCCGCTTATCTGGATCCGTCTCTGGATTTCTTCCGCGAGCGCATTCTCCGCTTCACCGAGACCGTTCAGGCCGAAGGCTTCGACTGCCCAGTTTTCGAAGCCTTCTCCCCCAGCCACCGCCCACGCTGGGATGAGCATCAGCAGGCCCTGGCCGACTGGCTCACCGGACTGGAAAAACCCGTCGGCGTCTTCGCCAGCAACGACCAGCTCGGCTTCTGGCTGCTCGATGCCGCCCGCCGCGCCGGCATTTCCGTCCCGGAAGAAGTCGCCATCGTCGGGGCCGAAAACGACAAGCTCCTCTGCGAGACAGCCTGGCCACCTCTTTCCAGCGTACAGCTTCGTGGTCAGGCAGTTGGTTATGCCGCTTCCCAGATGCTCGATGCCTGGATCCGCAACGGCATCCGCCCCCCGGACCGAACACTCCTCCCCGCCGGTGACTTCGTCATCCGCCAGTCATCGGACATCGTCGCGGTAGAAGACCCCCGCCTCGCCCGCGCCCTCACCTACATCCGCCAGCACGCCACCGAAAACATCAGCGTCAACGACGTCGCCCGTGCCGCCTCCCTCTCGCGGAGTGCGCTCGAAAGGCAGATGAAAAAACAGATCGGCCGCTCCCCCGGGGAGGAGATCAACCGCATCCGCTTTGGCCTCGTCGAGCGCCTCCTCGCCCAGACCAGCCTCACCCTCGATGCCATCGCCGAGCGTGCCGGCTTCACCCACCCCCAGTACATGGCCGAAGCCTTCCGCAAACGACAGGGCGAGACCCCCGGCCAGTACCGCCAGCGCCGCAAAATCTGA
- a CDS encoding ROK family protein encodes MRTKPADQSSLLATILLQLRGQHATSRSTLAKVTHLSPSTVGIYVDHLIALGYVIEGGLEQGKMGRPQRRLSLVQNAGWFAGVEFNAERIQAVRVDFAGKKDLSIHRPLPPEANTRMVLDEIKQAVVELSQSAPGKLLSMGVGVPGLVNPTTGVAMLYSFIPDWRDVPLVADLRQDFPVHVTMENNLRAVALAERWFGGGREMDDYVILGPRRGLGIAIMKNGQLVHGSHLAAGEIGRWPWPLSGNEKELHDVLTAPAVWRRLSGAGPQAPLPPDLWSTLQLYAGSTGPEWKKVIADYARVMSLLHLILDSKAYFLHGPLTVLGERFCQEITQQVLQLTPVLRGMPPEILPSTLGDEAGALGAASLAMEAWTPESGTIR; translated from the coding sequence ATGCGCACCAAGCCTGCTGACCAATCTTCCCTGCTCGCCACGATCCTGCTTCAATTGCGCGGGCAGCACGCCACTTCCCGCAGCACTCTGGCCAAGGTCACCCACCTCTCCCCTTCCACCGTCGGCATCTATGTGGACCACCTTATCGCTCTCGGATATGTCATCGAAGGCGGTCTGGAGCAGGGAAAAATGGGCCGCCCCCAGCGCAGGCTCAGCCTGGTGCAAAATGCGGGCTGGTTCGCCGGGGTGGAATTCAATGCGGAGCGCATCCAGGCAGTCCGGGTGGATTTTGCGGGTAAAAAAGACCTTTCCATTCACCGGCCGCTCCCGCCTGAGGCCAATACCCGCATGGTGCTTGATGAAATCAAACAGGCCGTCGTGGAACTCAGCCAGTCCGCCCCTGGCAAGCTCTTGTCCATGGGCGTCGGTGTGCCTGGACTGGTGAATCCCACCACCGGCGTGGCCATGCTGTATTCCTTTATTCCCGACTGGCGGGATGTCCCGCTGGTGGCAGACCTCAGGCAGGACTTCCCCGTCCACGTCACCATGGAAAACAACCTCCGCGCTGTCGCCCTCGCCGAGCGCTGGTTTGGCGGCGGCCGCGAGATGGATGATTACGTCATCCTTGGCCCCCGCCGCGGCCTCGGCATCGCCATCATGAAGAACGGCCAGCTTGTCCATGGCAGCCATCTCGCCGCCGGGGAGATCGGCCGCTGGCCCTGGCCCCTAAGTGGCAATGAAAAGGAACTGCACGATGTGCTCACCGCCCCCGCCGTCTGGCGCAGGCTCAGCGGCGCAGGCCCCCAGGCCCCGCTCCCCCCAGATCTCTGGTCCACCCTTCAGCTTTATGCAGGCTCCACCGGCCCGGAATGGAAAAAAGTCATTGCCGACTACGCCCGCGTCATGAGCCTGCTGCATCTCATCCTGGACTCCAAAGCCTACTTTCTCCATGGTCCCCTGACGGTCCTGGGCGAGCGTTTTTGCCAGGAAATCACTCAGCAGGTTCTCCAGCTCACCCCGGTGCTGCGCGGCATGCCCCCGGAGATCCTGCCTTCCACCCTCGGTGATGAAGCCGGTGCCCTCGGCGCTGCCAGCCTGGCCATGGAAGCCTGGACTCCTGAGTCCGGCACGATTAGATAA